One region of Cydia fagiglandana chromosome 17, ilCydFagi1.1, whole genome shotgun sequence genomic DNA includes:
- the LOC134673008 gene encoding uncharacterized protein LOC134673008 has translation MSAVEYKMPEGLNLEDIDNCWPQWQRFKLAFRNFVLAAGLERISETRKAAILINCVGHEAQELYFNVLKVEDKDKLEEVIEVFDDYFKPKQNEIINRFNLNKRNQEEGETFDAFYTAIRKVAENCNYGDQKEKMLRDKIVIGVREQRIQQKLLEIKDLTLEKAIDICRSAELSREFVKTLNNPEVHAVQTGRAAQQQQQPNKAKYFSNHKKTMSRNINMEGRYNKWFYNCRKCNTEHGPKQCPAYGKTCSKCNKPNHFSVGCTFNKRRVDNINNNDSEEACNNVHDL, from the coding sequence atgTCTGCCGTCGAATATAAAATGCCCGAGGGGCTCAATTTAGAAGATATAGATAACTGCTGGCCTCAGTGGCAACGTTTCAAGCTAGCTTTTCGCAACTTCGTGCTGGCGGCGGGGTTAGAAAGAATATCAGAAACAAGAAAAGCTGCAATACTTATTAATTGCGTAGGCCACGAAGCGCAAGAATTATATTTTAACGTCCTTAAAGTGGAAGATAAGGACAAGCTGGAGGAGGTGATCGAAGTTTTCGACGACTACTTTAAGCCGaaacaaaatgaaattataAACAGATTCAATCTTAACAAGCGGAACCAAGAAGAGGGAGAAACATTTGATGCTTTTTACACAGCAATAAGAAAAGTAGCGGAGAACTGCAACTACGGAGACCAAAAAGAGAAGATGCTTCGGGACAAGATTGTTATTGGTGTTCGGGAGCAACGTATTCAACAGAAGCTACTAGAAATCAAGGATCTCACTTTGGAGAAGGCCATCGACATCTGTAGGTCTGCGGAGCTGTCCAGAGAATTTGTGAAGACGCTCAACAACCCGGAGGTGCACGCAGTTCAGACGGGCCGGGCAgcacagcagcagcagcagcccaATAAAGCTAAGTATTTCAGTAATCATAAAAAGACTATGTCTCGAAATATTAATATGGAGGGTCGTTATAATAAATGGTTTTATAACTGCAGAAAGTGTAACACCGAGCATGGTCCTAAACAGTGTCCTGCTTATGGTAAGACATGCTCGAAGTGTAACAAGCCAAATCATTTTAGTGTGGGTTGCACTTTCAATAAGAGACGGgttgataacattaataacaatgACAGCGAAGAAGCCTGTAACAATGTTCATGACTTATGA